From Methanocalculus natronophilus, one genomic window encodes:
- a CDS encoding CBS pair associated ParBc domain-containing protein, with translation MEKKRVSDYMTSDVVTVRSDGIVKDVIEHIRSTQHDGFPVLRGNKVVGYISARDIIGVHPSTKVEQIMSRHLIVADPEMCITDAARVIFRSGIQKLPVVDDTNELVGIISNADVIRSQIEHVSPEKVYNFMTTLTKLYGIEPTLERGMVPVDRIRPTQGKIYQDELEGRMYETRKGLAEPVIVVRRPGKWIMVDGHHRAIAAKRLGIKNLEAYIINIDEDIQLGLERTAQSMKLYTLDDIQVLDYARHPLVAITHRLIPHD, from the coding sequence ATGGAAAAGAAACGGGTCAGTGACTACATGACCTCTGATGTCGTGACGGTACGATCTGATGGTATCGTCAAGGACGTCATCGAACATATCCGGTCAACCCAGCACGATGGCTTCCCTGTTCTCAGGGGCAACAAGGTTGTCGGGTATATCTCCGCACGCGACATCATCGGGGTGCATCCATCAACAAAGGTAGAGCAGATCATGTCCCGCCACCTGATAGTGGCCGACCCCGAGATGTGCATCACCGATGCAGCACGCGTTATTTTCCGCTCAGGCATCCAGAAACTCCCCGTGGTCGATGATACAAACGAACTTGTCGGGATCATCTCAAATGCCGATGTCATCCGCTCGCAGATTGAGCATGTCTCTCCTGAGAAAGTATACAACTTCATGACGACGCTGACGAAGCTCTATGGCATAGAACCAACTCTTGAGCGCGGGATGGTCCCGGTTGATCGGATCCGGCCGACACAGGGGAAAATATACCAGGATGAACTTGAAGGCAGGATGTATGAGACCAGGAAAGGCCTTGCCGAGCCTGTTATCGTTGTCAGGAGACCGGGAAAATGGATCATGGTGGATGGACATCACCGGGCAATTGCTGCTAAACGGCTTGGGATCAAGAACCTGGAAGCCTATATCATCAATATCGACGAGGATATCCAGCTGGGGCTTGAGCGGACTGCCCAGAGCATGAAGCTCTACACACTCGATGATATCCAGGTGCTTGATTATGCGCGGCACCCTCTCGTTGCCATCACCCACCGGCTTATCCCTCATGACTAG
- a CDS encoding Hsp20/alpha crystallin family protein yields the protein MVWGRRRYPFGSLGREIDDMMAEMEARFQDMFSGARPMLPEGGMADRIMPALKGEFRVDVSDHDDDVVVVADLPGLQKEDVQLRLHDSRTLEIATRQSTEEKDEQENYFMRERFYGSMRRVVSMPVDVTEEGALATFKNGVLEVRLKKTEPTAVRPIQIE from the coding sequence ATGGTATGGGGAAGACGAAGATATCCATTTGGATCACTTGGCCGGGAGATCGATGATATGATGGCAGAGATGGAGGCGCGGTTCCAGGACATGTTCTCCGGCGCCCGCCCCATGCTCCCGGAAGGTGGAATGGCAGACCGCATTATGCCTGCACTCAAGGGCGAGTTCAGGGTCGATGTCAGCGACCATGATGATGACGTGGTCGTCGTTGCGGATCTCCCGGGACTTCAGAAAGAAGATGTCCAGCTCCGGCTCCATGATTCCAGGACCCTTGAGATCGCAACCCGGCAGAGCACTGAAGAGAAGGATGAACAGGAGAACTACTTCATGAGAGAGCGGTTCTATGGATCGATGCGCCGTGTCGTATCGATGCCTGTCGACGTCACCGAGGAGGGTGCTTTAGCGACATTTAAGAACGGTGTCCTTGAAGTACGCCTGAAGAAGACAGAACCGACTGCGGTGCGCCCGATCCAGATCGAATAA
- a CDS encoding STAS domain-containing protein, translated as METMEITASEREGTALTVITGRIDATTAPLAEEQLRQLAAEQEGAVIVDCSGLEYISSGGLRAFLIVEKELKKQNREIVLCALRPEVEKIFRLTGFTAIFSLEQTVDDAIANWK; from the coding sequence ATGGAGACAATGGAAATTACTGCAAGCGAAAGGGAAGGAACAGCCCTTACCGTCATCACCGGCAGAATAGATGCCACAACAGCCCCCCTGGCAGAAGAGCAGCTCAGGCAGCTTGCAGCAGAGCAGGAAGGGGCGGTGATTGTCGACTGTTCAGGTCTTGAATACATAAGCAGCGGAGGGCTGCGGGCATTCCTGATTGTTGAAAAAGAGCTGAAGAAACAGAACAGGGAGATCGTGCTCTGCGCACTACGGCCGGAGGTGGAGAAGATCTTCAGGCTGACCGGCTTTACTGCAATCTTTTCCCTTGAACAGACCGTGGATGATGCAATAGCGAATTGGAAATAG
- a CDS encoding PEGA domain-containing protein: protein MQTRLLLMCMAGICCLAFCTIPAAAEPTGTITITSEPTGAEVYITNVFRGYTPLTVPELRSGMNRIQLKRANYQNWRGVAFIIAGETVTLDIELARTGTTHHGNGNIAISSLPGAAVFQNLNYLGTTDEQGAFSIARTDPGLHLISLEKDGYIPYSRLVSVESGRTSGVAADLSPEYQPTAATPPATPDPSAPIPTPPERSPVSPVPVIIGLLLAAGCMLLIRRT from the coding sequence ATGCAGACAAGACTGTTGCTCATGTGTATGGCCGGCATATGCTGCCTCGCCTTCTGTACCATTCCGGCTGCGGCTGAGCCCACCGGCACAATCACGATCACCTCAGAACCTACAGGAGCTGAGGTCTATATTACAAACGTCTTTCGCGGCTATACGCCACTCACCGTTCCTGAACTTCGTTCTGGTATGAACCGTATCCAGCTGAAGAGAGCAAATTATCAGAACTGGCGTGGAGTTGCCTTCATCATCGCTGGAGAAACCGTCACCCTGGATATAGAGCTCGCGAGAACCGGCACAACGCATCACGGGAACGGAAACATTGCCATCAGCTCCCTGCCAGGGGCAGCTGTCTTCCAGAACCTGAATTATCTCGGTACAACCGATGAACAAGGAGCATTCAGCATTGCACGAACCGATCCCGGCCTCCACCTGATCAGCCTGGAAAAAGATGGGTATATCCCCTATTCCAGACTGGTCAGTGTGGAATCCGGGAGGACGAGCGGTGTTGCTGCAGATTTAAGCCCGGAATATCAGCCCACTGCTGCGACACCACCTGCAACACCAGATCCATCAGCACCAATACCGACACCCCCTGAGAGGAGTCCGGTATCACCGGTGCCTGTAATCATCGGACTGCTGCTTGCAGCAGGCTGTATGCTGCTTATCCGCCGGACCTGA
- a CDS encoding 3-isopropylmalate dehydrogenase: MHRVALIGGDGIGPEIVSAGQSVLDAAGERYGFDIDWVDFSIGSDRYLKTGELLTEEDIEGLEACDAIYFGAIGDDRVKPGVLEKGILLALRFHFDQYINLRPIKLLHGVSTPLANKKPEDIDFVVVRENTEDFYVGIGSRFKGAEKTSLEVIRNLYSIKFGLDVESDADEIAYQIGLISREGADRVIRYAFERAMERGKKCSSVDKANVLSDIYGLWREVFTSVASDYPGVETEFTFVDAVTMWFVKNPEWFDVVVTPNMFGDIVTDLGAMIQGGLGLAPGGNINPDGISMFEPIHGSAPKYKGMNVANPLATIWAGSLLLDSLGEKDAASAVLKGIESSIVAGHVTKDMGGSQSTSSVGDWIADRIRSGG; the protein is encoded by the coding sequence ATGCACAGAGTAGCATTAATTGGAGGAGACGGAATTGGCCCTGAGATAGTCTCTGCAGGCCAGTCCGTCCTGGATGCCGCAGGTGAGCGGTATGGTTTTGACATTGACTGGGTGGATTTTTCCATTGGATCTGATCGGTATCTGAAGACCGGAGAACTCCTCACCGAGGAGGATATCGAGGGCCTTGAGGCCTGTGATGCCATCTATTTTGGCGCAATCGGTGATGACCGGGTAAAACCGGGTGTGCTTGAAAAAGGAATTCTTCTTGCGCTACGGTTTCATTTTGACCAGTACATTAATCTCAGGCCGATTAAGCTTCTGCATGGCGTCTCAACCCCGCTTGCGAATAAAAAGCCCGAAGATATCGACTTTGTCGTTGTCAGGGAGAATACCGAGGATTTCTATGTCGGGATCGGATCGCGGTTCAAAGGCGCAGAAAAAACCAGCCTCGAGGTGATCCGAAACCTCTACTCGATCAAGTTCGGTCTCGATGTAGAGAGCGATGCAGACGAGATCGCCTACCAGATCGGCCTGATCAGCCGCGAAGGCGCAGACCGGGTGATCCGCTATGCATTTGAGCGGGCAATGGAGCGTGGAAAAAAGTGTTCTTCAGTCGATAAAGCCAATGTCCTCTCGGATATCTACGGGCTCTGGCGCGAGGTCTTCACCTCGGTTGCCTCGGACTATCCCGGCGTTGAGACAGAGTTTACCTTTGTGGATGCAGTGACGATGTGGTTTGTCAAGAATCCGGAATGGTTTGATGTCGTGGTCACCCCGAATATGTTTGGGGATATCGTAACAGATCTCGGTGCCATGATCCAGGGGGGTCTTGGGCTTGCTCCCGGTGGCAACATCAATCCGGATGGGATCTCGATGTTTGAGCCGATCCATGGTTCAGCACCCAAATACAAGGGGATGAACGTGGCAAATCCCCTTGCAACCATCTGGGCTGGCTCACTCCTCCTGGATTCGCTCGGCGAGAAGGATGCTGCGTCTGCTGTCCTGAAGGGTATAGAATCCTCTATTGTGGCAGGACATGTCACAAAGGATATGGGCGGGTCCCAGTCGACGAGCAGTGTCGGCGACTGGATAGCTGACCGGATCAGGTCCGGCGGATAA
- a CDS encoding 3-isopropylmalate dehydratase small subunit, whose protein sequence is MRAWKFGNDIDTDAIIPGRFLTIYDEKELAKHAFEGTRDEFSKQAAEGDVIVAGRNFGCGSSREHAPLAIRGAGVRVIVAESFARIFYRNAINTGLLPLTCPGAGAIKDGSSVTVNTSDGYIESEGKRYPTEPVPDFLLEIIRAGGLVEYALAHPEIKTCTE, encoded by the coding sequence ATGCGTGCCTGGAAATTTGGAAACGATATTGATACGGATGCAATAATACCGGGTCGTTTTTTGACGATCTATGATGAGAAAGAACTGGCAAAGCATGCATTTGAGGGGACGCGTGATGAGTTCTCCAAGCAAGCAGCAGAAGGTGATGTCATCGTTGCCGGCAGAAACTTCGGCTGCGGGTCGTCCCGTGAACATGCCCCGCTTGCCATCCGCGGTGCCGGTGTCAGGGTGATTGTCGCCGAATCATTTGCACGGATCTTCTACAGGAACGCGATTAATACCGGTCTTCTTCCCCTCACCTGTCCGGGTGCAGGAGCGATTAAGGACGGCAGCAGCGTGACTGTGAATACCAGTGACGGGTACATCGAGTCCGAAGGGAAACGGTACCCGACTGAACCTGTCCCTGATTTTCTCCTTGAGATTATCAGGGCAGGAGGACTTGTTGAATACGCATTAGCCCATCCGGAGATTAAGACATGCACAGAGTAG
- a CDS encoding 3-isopropylmalate dehydratase large subunit, with product MTVAEKIFQSKCGRSIRAGDVVMAGIDAAMIHDITGPLAITQFWEMGGERVFDPEKIILLFDHQIPADSIPAAKNHQMMRAFAEEQGIVNYDLREGVCHQVALEKGRVGPGDIVVGSDSHTCMYGAVGAFATGIGSTDMGFALKYGALYFRVPETIRVDAEGSFDRRVGPKDLILRMAGDIGADGATYRALEFGGSAFSGMSMAGRMTCSNMAIEMGGKAGIVPPDETTLEYLKDRRSGDSMDIAPDADAVYLEKRQYDVGSLSPQVAVPHNVDNVVSVEDVAGRKVDQVFIGSCTNGRFEDMQEAAEVLGSDSFNEKVRVIIIPASRDEYLKTLRAGLIERFVEAGALVEAPCCGPCMGGAFGLLAPGEVSLSTSNRNFRGRQGSTEAEVYLSSPATAAASALYGEITDPREV from the coding sequence ATGACAGTTGCTGAAAAGATATTCCAATCGAAATGCGGCCGGAGTATTCGTGCAGGTGACGTTGTCATGGCAGGAATAGATGCGGCAATGATCCATGACATCACCGGGCCTCTTGCCATCACCCAGTTTTGGGAGATGGGCGGAGAACGTGTATTCGATCCAGAAAAGATTATTCTCCTTTTTGATCACCAGATACCGGCAGATTCAATTCCGGCGGCGAAAAACCACCAGATGATGCGAGCCTTTGCAGAGGAGCAGGGGATTGTAAACTATGATCTCCGTGAAGGTGTCTGTCACCAGGTGGCACTTGAGAAAGGCAGGGTCGGGCCTGGTGATATCGTTGTCGGGAGTGACTCCCATACCTGCATGTATGGCGCTGTCGGTGCATTTGCAACCGGTATCGGTTCAACAGACATGGGATTTGCCCTCAAATACGGTGCTCTCTACTTCCGTGTTCCTGAGACGATCCGGGTGGATGCAGAAGGATCATTTGACAGGCGGGTCGGGCCAAAAGACCTTATTCTCAGGATGGCCGGAGATATCGGGGCAGATGGTGCAACCTACCGGGCGCTTGAGTTTGGCGGATCAGCCTTCTCTGGCATGTCCATGGCGGGGAGGATGACCTGCTCCAATATGGCAATCGAGATGGGCGGCAAGGCAGGCATTGTCCCCCCTGATGAAACAACCCTTGAATACCTGAAGGACCGGAGATCCGGAGATTCCATGGATATTGCACCTGATGCTGATGCAGTCTATCTTGAGAAGAGGCAGTATGATGTCGGATCTCTTTCGCCACAGGTTGCCGTTCCGCATAATGTCGATAATGTCGTTTCTGTGGAGGATGTTGCCGGGAGAAAAGTCGACCAGGTCTTCATTGGATCATGCACAAACGGCAGGTTCGAAGATATGCAGGAGGCAGCAGAGGTTCTTGGGAGCGACTCTTTCAATGAGAAGGTGCGGGTGATCATCATCCCGGCATCCCGTGACGAGTACCTGAAGACTCTCAGGGCAGGGCTCATCGAGCGGTTCGTCGAGGCGGGTGCACTTGTTGAAGCGCCCTGCTGCGGCCCCTGCATGGGGGGCGCGTTTGGCCTCCTTGCACCAGGCGAAGTCTCGCTCTCCACCTCGAACCGGAACTTCCGGGGCAGGCAGGGGAGTACTGAAGCAGAGGTCTATCTCTCGTCTCCGGCAACAGCTGCTGCAAGCGCACTCTATGGTGAGATCACCGATCCAAGGGAGGTGTAA